One genomic region from Terriglobus aquaticus encodes:
- a CDS encoding ABC transporter ATP-binding protein, with product MIVLSDVERSYKTGHEQTFVLRRINLTIQPGEFVTVMGPSGAGKSSLLNTLALLDDGWSGEYLLDGEAVHTMSRKQRADVARRKIGMVFQSYHLLDDLTVAENIDLPLSYKNMPRSERQALVADALDRFGIVGKKDLYPSQLSGGQQQVVGIARAVIHNPSLLLADEPTGNLHSAQAAEIMRLFQTLNAAGTTILQVSHSDANAAYGARVIEMRDGWITEDRKINDAAPSARAGAYAA from the coding sequence ATGATTGTGCTAAGCGACGTAGAGCGATCGTACAAAACGGGTCACGAACAGACGTTCGTGCTGCGCCGGATCAACCTGACGATCCAACCCGGTGAGTTTGTGACCGTCATGGGTCCCAGCGGCGCAGGCAAGTCGAGCCTGCTGAATACGCTCGCGCTGCTGGACGATGGCTGGAGCGGCGAGTACCTGCTGGACGGAGAAGCCGTCCACACGATGTCGCGCAAGCAACGAGCCGACGTGGCTCGCCGCAAAATTGGAATGGTTTTCCAAAGCTATCACTTGCTTGACGATCTCACCGTCGCCGAAAACATTGACCTTCCGCTTTCGTACAAGAACATGCCGCGCAGCGAACGGCAGGCGTTGGTCGCCGACGCCCTGGATCGCTTCGGCATCGTCGGGAAGAAAGATCTGTACCCGTCGCAGCTCTCCGGGGGCCAGCAGCAGGTCGTCGGTATCGCACGCGCCGTCATCCACAATCCATCGCTCCTGCTGGCGGATGAACCCACCGGTAATCTGCACTCCGCACAAGCGGCTGAGATCATGCGATTATTTCAAACCTTGAACGCCGCGGGCACGACGATCCTTCAGGTGTCGCACTCCGACGCCAACGCCGCTTACGGCGCTCGCGTCATTGAAATGCGCGATGGCTGGATCACCGAGGATCGGAAGATCAACGATGCTGCGCCATCTGCGCGGGCAGGAGCATACGCAGCATGA
- a CDS encoding ABC transporter permease, translating to METLRQDLQYSLRRLRLSPGFAATAVLTLAIGIGATTAIFTLLYQVILRTLPVQHPEQLYKIGKDINCCVTGGMQTEWNLFGADLYRTLRDQTPNTDGIAAVQAGTTTLSARREGEGASQPLDVRVISGNYFDVLGVKPYMGRLLRPEDDRTGAAPVAVLSYAVWQSRFHADPRLVGSTLLLSGTPVTVVGVGAANFLGERNDGDPAGVWLPLSQEPLLEPERKLLNTPGSHWLDLLVRIPARSQVPVVERALQVELVRWLRTHKEPTDHTPDAVVEKQTTHLTSADTGINNLRDQYQKSLVLLSAIAGFVLLITCANLANLMLVRGMARSQELNVRAALGAPRWRMVREMLTESVVLSILGGVVALAVAYGGVKGILALAMKDVTVSPLSASPSLPVLAFAFAISLLTGVAFGIAPAWIVTDSNPADALRGANRSTTDASARPQRILIILQAALSVALLSTAGLLIGSLRNLQHQDFRFEPHGRLIAFVDLQAAGYRFEQLEGLYRRMEQQFSGVPGLHGFAYATYSPMAFNNWGGDIAFPGSDPNAHMNASYTAVSPMFFDTVGTRLLRGRVFTDRDTNAAPRVAIVNQKFVDRFMKGKQPLGEVFGPDSLLPSAFTIVGVVDDSKYGDPTEPTRPMWFTPIAQSLDLSGLHASPAVLAQAESGEHFYHFAGNLIFRYDGDPTAAANTVRRTLQAINPDIAVTRLTTYDEQVSNYFTTQQLVVRLTTIFGCIALVLAALGIYGVTAYSVGRRRHEIGIRMALGADRSGILQMILRSSLVQTGIGLLIGIPAAFVAGYLLRSQLYGLAGWNLLPVLASCAALLCAAFLASAIPARRAAAIQPMQALRSE from the coding sequence ATGGAAACACTTCGTCAGGATCTGCAATACAGCTTGCGCAGGCTGCGCCTTTCGCCGGGCTTTGCCGCGACTGCGGTGCTCACGCTAGCGATCGGCATCGGCGCCACCACCGCGATCTTCACGCTTCTGTACCAGGTGATCCTTCGGACTCTACCGGTGCAGCACCCGGAGCAGCTCTACAAGATCGGCAAGGACATCAACTGCTGTGTCACAGGCGGTATGCAGACCGAGTGGAATCTGTTCGGGGCCGATCTGTATCGGACCTTGCGCGATCAGACGCCCAACACTGACGGCATCGCAGCTGTCCAGGCCGGCACCACAACCCTGAGTGCGCGGCGAGAAGGTGAAGGAGCATCGCAGCCGCTGGACGTACGCGTCATCTCTGGCAACTACTTCGATGTGCTCGGCGTGAAGCCGTACATGGGCCGCCTGTTGCGTCCGGAAGACGACCGCACTGGCGCGGCGCCCGTTGCCGTGCTCAGCTATGCCGTTTGGCAGAGCCGATTCCATGCCGATCCACGGCTCGTCGGGTCCACGTTATTGCTCAGCGGAACTCCGGTCACCGTCGTCGGCGTGGGTGCTGCCAACTTCCTCGGCGAACGCAATGATGGTGATCCCGCGGGCGTCTGGCTTCCCTTGTCGCAGGAGCCTTTGCTGGAGCCCGAGCGCAAGCTGTTGAACACGCCGGGCTCTCATTGGCTGGACCTGCTCGTCCGCATCCCTGCGAGGTCGCAAGTGCCTGTGGTGGAACGCGCGCTCCAGGTGGAGTTGGTGCGATGGCTGCGCACGCATAAGGAGCCGACGGACCACACACCCGACGCAGTCGTTGAGAAGCAGACCACGCACTTGACGTCAGCAGATACAGGCATCAACAACCTTCGCGATCAGTACCAAAAGAGCCTGGTCCTGCTCTCCGCGATTGCGGGCTTCGTCCTGCTAATCACCTGTGCCAACCTGGCCAACCTCATGCTGGTGCGCGGCATGGCCCGATCGCAGGAACTGAACGTCCGTGCCGCGTTGGGAGCGCCCCGCTGGCGAATGGTGCGCGAGATGCTCACCGAATCCGTTGTGCTTTCAATCTTGGGAGGTGTCGTCGCGCTTGCCGTTGCATACGGCGGTGTCAAAGGCATCCTCGCACTTGCGATGAAGGACGTCACCGTGAGCCCACTCAGCGCTTCCCCGTCCCTGCCGGTGCTTGCGTTCGCCTTTGCTATATCGCTGCTCACTGGCGTCGCATTCGGAATCGCGCCCGCGTGGATCGTGACCGACTCCAACCCTGCTGACGCCCTTCGTGGGGCGAATCGCAGCACCACCGATGCGAGTGCACGGCCGCAGCGCATCCTCATCATCCTGCAGGCCGCACTTTCGGTTGCCCTGCTCAGCACCGCCGGTCTTCTGATCGGCAGCCTCCGCAACCTGCAGCACCAGGACTTCCGGTTTGAGCCGCACGGGCGGCTGATCGCCTTTGTCGACCTGCAAGCTGCAGGTTACCGGTTCGAGCAGTTAGAAGGTCTGTATCGCCGCATGGAGCAACAGTTCAGCGGTGTGCCCGGCCTGCACGGCTTTGCTTACGCCACCTACAGCCCCATGGCGTTCAACAACTGGGGCGGAGACATTGCCTTCCCGGGCAGCGATCCGAACGCACACATGAACGCCAGCTATACCGCAGTCAGTCCGATGTTCTTTGACACGGTCGGCACTCGCCTGCTGCGTGGCCGCGTGTTCACCGATCGCGATACCAATGCAGCCCCTCGCGTCGCGATCGTGAACCAGAAGTTCGTCGATCGCTTCATGAAAGGCAAGCAGCCGCTGGGTGAAGTCTTTGGTCCTGACTCGCTTCTGCCAAGTGCCTTCACCATCGTCGGCGTCGTCGACGACAGCAAGTATGGCGATCCTACCGAACCAACGCGCCCCATGTGGTTTACACCGATAGCGCAGAGCCTGGACCTCTCGGGTCTGCATGCGAGTCCGGCCGTACTGGCGCAGGCAGAAAGCGGGGAGCACTTCTATCACTTCGCCGGCAACCTGATCTTCCGCTATGACGGCGACCCTACCGCTGCGGCCAACACCGTTCGTCGCACTCTGCAGGCCATCAACCCCGATATCGCAGTGACCCGGCTGACCACCTATGACGAGCAGGTCAGCAACTACTTCACAACGCAGCAACTGGTAGTCCGACTGACCACGATCTTCGGTTGCATCGCGTTGGTCCTGGCAGCGCTTGGAATCTACGGCGTCACAGCGTACTCCGTTGGCCGCCGCAGGCACGAGATCGGCATCCGCATGGCGCTCGGTGCCGATCGATCCGGCATCCTTCAGATGATTCTTCGATCGTCCTTGGTCCAAACCGGCATCGGCCTTCTGATTGGGATTCCGGCTGCCTTCGTAGCAGGGTACCTCTTGCGTTCGCAACTGTACGGCTTGGCGGGATGGAATCTCCTGCCTGTGCTCGCCAGTTGCGCTGCCCTGCTCTGCGCAGCGTTCCTGGCCAGTGCCATCCCGGCACGCCGAGCCGCGGCCATCCAGCCCATGCAAGCGTTGCGGAGCGAGTAA
- a CDS encoding ABC transporter permease has product MHQLMQDLRYALRQLRRSPGFAITAVLTLALGVGANSAIFSLLDQALLRSLPVRDPQQLVILEGTGKAWEGSASSHGGDPESYFSYPMYGDLRDHSTVFQGLAATTTNAIGLIRRGQSDAVDAEFVSGNYFSLLGTGAALGRMLTPTDDTVGGNHQVAVLSYSYWHDKLGADPAVVNETVELNGVPVQIIGVAAPNFQSAVWGQTPAVFAPMALLPQVDARRLTALTDHRSKWLNIIGRLQQGVTQPQAEAQLAPLWHSLRADELKALGNRSPRFVSEFLTNSRLRVLPGARGLSYRRESLQTPLLVVMGMAFLVLLIASVNVASLLLVRSSGRVREFALRYALGATAKRVILQLLLEGLVLGLAGALAGVLLAPAAMHGIARRLVDAGDVTYFSSNVDARLLAFSFVNAILVSGVFSIAPALQLLRPDMISALKQQAGTSSAARVGFRRVVVGLQIGLSVLLLMGAGLFTQTLRNLRHADVGFDTSHLLTFTTVPQMAGIAQETTPALFDQMLQRLAALPGVTGVAATDNAELANSDRGTNVTVQGYTPPPDEDLDVGYAAVSAGYLSTMRVPMIAGRDFTPTDDLQHPLVAIVNESFARHYYGSAAAAIGRLMARGGGKNVQWRQIVGVSRDLRHTGPRDAAKISFYMPLKQAPKTSEITMYLRTTTAPLQTAQAARATMHDLNPGLALVDFWDMDQQIDSELSNERMIELLAIAFSVLATLLAGVGLYGVLAFSVSQRTREIGIRMALGSTRSMVARLVLLDVAWLACAGIAVAVPIALLAARSLRSQLYGVSATDPLSALVAVLLIALVSFVAALLPARRAASVHPNTALRTE; this is encoded by the coding sequence ATGCATCAGCTTATGCAGGATCTTCGCTACGCATTGCGCCAGTTGCGGCGATCGCCGGGATTCGCGATCACGGCGGTTCTCACGCTGGCTCTTGGCGTGGGTGCAAATAGCGCGATCTTCTCGTTGCTGGATCAGGCATTGTTGCGCTCACTCCCGGTGCGCGACCCGCAACAACTCGTCATCCTGGAAGGCACGGGCAAAGCCTGGGAGGGGAGTGCCAGCAGCCACGGAGGGGACCCGGAGTCATACTTCAGCTATCCCATGTATGGCGATCTCCGCGACCACTCCACTGTCTTTCAGGGGCTTGCAGCAACCACCACCAATGCCATCGGACTGATCCGGCGCGGCCAGTCAGATGCAGTCGATGCAGAATTTGTGAGCGGAAATTACTTCTCACTTCTGGGTACAGGCGCTGCCTTGGGCCGGATGCTCACACCCACCGACGACACCGTAGGCGGCAATCACCAGGTTGCGGTGCTGAGTTACAGCTATTGGCACGACAAACTGGGCGCCGATCCTGCCGTGGTCAACGAAACGGTCGAGTTGAACGGTGTACCGGTACAGATCATCGGCGTCGCCGCTCCGAATTTCCAAAGTGCGGTTTGGGGACAAACGCCTGCCGTGTTCGCGCCCATGGCGTTGCTGCCGCAGGTAGACGCGCGTCGCCTGACCGCACTGACCGATCATCGCTCCAAGTGGCTCAACATCATCGGCCGCTTGCAGCAGGGCGTTACTCAGCCACAAGCGGAGGCACAGCTAGCTCCTCTCTGGCACAGCCTGCGCGCGGACGAACTAAAAGCGCTTGGCAATCGCTCACCCCGCTTTGTAAGCGAATTCCTAACCAATAGTCGATTGAGAGTGTTGCCCGGCGCGCGTGGCCTGTCGTATCGCCGCGAAAGCCTGCAGACTCCGCTGCTGGTCGTCATGGGTATGGCGTTCCTGGTACTCCTGATCGCATCGGTGAATGTTGCCAGCCTGCTGCTGGTGCGATCAAGCGGGCGCGTCCGCGAGTTCGCCTTGCGCTACGCCCTGGGCGCCACGGCCAAACGCGTCATCTTGCAACTGCTGCTCGAGGGCTTGGTGCTGGGATTGGCGGGCGCGCTTGCGGGAGTTCTGTTGGCACCCGCCGCCATGCATGGCATCGCGCGCCGGTTGGTCGACGCTGGCGACGTCACCTACTTCAGTTCCAATGTAGACGCGCGATTGCTCGCCTTCAGTTTCGTCAATGCGATTCTAGTCAGCGGTGTATTCAGCATTGCGCCGGCACTGCAGTTGCTGCGGCCTGACATGATCAGCGCGCTTAAGCAGCAGGCCGGGACGAGCAGTGCTGCACGAGTAGGTTTCAGGCGCGTCGTGGTCGGTTTGCAGATTGGCTTAAGCGTTCTCTTGCTGATGGGCGCCGGTCTGTTTACACAGACCCTCCGAAACCTGCGGCATGCGGACGTTGGCTTCGACACTTCGCATCTGCTTACCTTTACGACTGTGCCGCAGATGGCAGGGATTGCGCAGGAGACTACACCTGCTCTGTTCGATCAGATGCTCCAGCGGCTTGCTGCCCTGCCCGGAGTCACGGGTGTGGCCGCAACCGATAACGCGGAACTTGCAAACTCCGATCGGGGCACCAACGTGACCGTTCAGGGCTATACGCCACCACCGGACGAAGATCTTGACGTGGGCTACGCTGCAGTGTCGGCGGGATACCTGTCTACGATGCGCGTGCCAATGATCGCGGGCCGGGACTTTACCCCGACAGACGACTTGCAGCACCCGTTGGTAGCCATTGTGAACGAGAGCTTCGCGCGGCACTATTACGGCTCTGCAGCAGCAGCAATCGGCAGGCTGATGGCGCGCGGCGGTGGCAAGAACGTGCAATGGAGACAGATCGTGGGGGTGTCGCGGGATCTCCGTCACACTGGCCCGCGCGATGCGGCAAAGATCAGTTTCTACATGCCGCTGAAGCAGGCACCGAAGACCTCGGAGATCACGATGTACCTGCGAACCACGACCGCTCCATTGCAGACAGCGCAGGCCGCGCGAGCCACCATGCACGATCTGAACCCGGGACTCGCGCTTGTGGACTTCTGGGACATGGACCAACAGATCGACTCGGAACTCAGCAATGAGCGCATGATCGAACTGCTTGCCATCGCGTTTAGTGTGCTGGCAACGCTGCTCGCCGGAGTCGGCCTTTATGGCGTTCTCGCCTTTTCTGTGTCGCAGCGCACGCGGGAAATCGGCATACGCATGGCCCTAGGCTCAACCCGATCCATGGTCGCTCGGCTTGTCCTGCTGGACGTCGCCTGGCTCGCATGCGCGGGAATCGCGGTTGCAGTGCCGATTGCCCTGCTCGCAGCGCGCAGCCTACGCAGCCAGCTCTATGGAGTATCCGCAACCGATCCCCTAAGCGCGCTGGTGGCCGTACTGCTGATCGCTCTGGTCAGCTTCGTCGCAGCACTTCTGCCAGCGCGTCGCGCTGCTTCCGTTCACCCCAACACCGCACTTCGCACGGAGTAG